In the genome of Bacteroides mediterraneensis, the window ACGAGCAGATGAAAGAAATTGAGCAAGGCCACCAGCAAAATCAATACCCCGGCTACCATCGTAGTCCATACCATCGTACGAAGCAGTCCCCCATTCCAGCCCCTATCTCCCATCGGATGAGCTTCCACCGCAAAGCTTGTATCATGCATCCGATGCGTCTGTTTGCTGCGATAAAACCACTCATTGAGTTGCTCCGGAGTAAAACCTTTACGCAGCAACGCATACGTAAAGGAACTGATAATGGCATAACGGGCATCATTCTGGATGATTCCTTCCGAATCGTTGAGGGAAAACATATCCAGATGCTCCATAAAAGCAATACTGTTGTTCTCTGGAATATCCTCAATCACTGCCTGAATGGTATAAACTGTTCCCCCGGTACGTGGAGTAGAATCCGGCGAAGTGTACAACCGGCGCATCAGTACCAGCTGTTTTCCTACCGCCTGGCGAATATCCCCATATACCCGGCGTGCCATGCTCTCACTCACGACCAATGAATTTGGCATCATCTTGCTCACTTCAGCCGAACCGCACAAAATTTGAGGAGTCAATACTTGAAAAAAGGAAGAATCCGTCTCTGCCACGAAAAAGGTATAAGGTAACTGCTTCCCGTCGGGCATCTCCACGTTGAAAGGCCGTTCTATCGGTGAATAATCCACCACACATAATGCCTCAATCCCATCCGGCTTTTGAAGACGCAGTTCCTCGGCCAACGTCGCAGGAGTATAATTCAACACCTTCCCTTCTTTCATGTCACGAATATTGAGTTCGGCAATCCGTTCATAGTTTGCAAAACAATGATTCATGCTGAAAGCATAACGAACCACGTAGAGACAAATGCTGAAACACAGCAAGGCCACCCCTACTCCGACCAACGCAATCAGATGCTGTGTCTTATATTTCCACAAATTGCGGAAAGCTACTTTCAAATAATGTGCAATCATCATAAATTCATTCTTTTATTATTCACTTTTCATTACTTCACTCGGATTGATGCGGGAAGCCTTGTGCACCTGCCAGAGCAACGTAGCCACGGAAATCACCGCTACTATCAGGAAGGCTGTCAGGAACAGGCCGACCGTCACCGGAGCCTTCACCACCAAATCGGCGGTATAGTAGTGGATGGCCAGCCAAGCCAACGGAACTGCCACCACGGCTGCCAGCAACAGCATCCCCACGTAACGGCGGAGCAACAGCACATACAGGTCTTTCAGCATGGCACCGTTCACCTTGCGGATGGCAATCTCCCGGTAACGCTGGCGGATGTCGAACAAGGAAATGCCGAACAACCCCAGACAGGAAATGACAATGGCGATAAAGGCAAAGGCCGAATAAATGGTAGCCACCTGCCGATCGGATTTATACAACTTCTGCACATCGTCCTTCAGTAACGAATACTGAAAATTCTCCGTACCATACACTTCCTTTTCCAACTTCCGCAGATAATCTATCACCTGAGGAATCCGACCCGGCTGACACGCAATATGATACACATCTCCCTGCATAGTAGGAAAAACCATGAAAAGCATGGGGCGTATCCCCTTGGATATATGTCCGCTATAATAATCCTCTATCACCCCCACAATCGGTCGGGCCGGAAAGTCAGGCGCCGCCTCTTTCATACGAAGGTCCAACACGGTAGCTCCCTCCAAAGAGGTGTATCCCAATGCCTGCATAGCAGCCCGATTCACCACATAGCCATCCTCCTCGACAGGCAATCTTCCTTCCACAAGCTTCAGGTTGAACAAGGTAAAGAATTCAGGAGTGGCAAAATTCTGATTCAATGAAACGGTTTCCCCCTTCACATTCTGAAACTCCGCCGTATAGTCGAAATCCAGAATGGAATACACATCCGCCGTCCAACATGAAATGTCCGGACATTTGCTCAATGCCTCATCAATCTGCGCAATCCGCTGCTTCCGGGCCTGTATCGATTCATCGGTATAAGAAGCATAATCCGTTGATTCATATATAAGGTTGGCCTGAATCACGTTTTCCATCCGAAATCCCGGTGGAGTATTCAACAGCAAGTTGAGATGACGATGAAAAAACAAGGCAAGGACAACCAGTACAATGGTTACGGTATATTGCACGAACAGGAATCCCTGACGCAAACGTATGGATTTCCGGTCATTCCCCGAACGAACCAATGACATACTTAACGGAGCCTTTCCACACCGGAGTGCAGTTACCAACGATATCAGCAGCGGCAACCACACCACCAAAGCCAATGATACCCATACGTCAAACGCCCCGACAGCAAACTCTGTATCAAAGACACGATTGACAAAAGGCTGAGCAAGTTCCACCACCGTCCAAGCTAACAGCAACGACAATGCCGACAACACCAGATTCTCCCAATACATCAATAGAAAAAGTGAACGGAAACCTGCTCCCCATACCCGATGAATCAGGTAAATCCGTAACCGCTTGCCCATCAGCACCGCATACAAATTGAGGTAATTAAGCAGACCGATAAAGAATATAAAGATACACATGGCCGACAAGACATACAACTGAGCACGGTTGCCCGACACACACATCGTAGGAGAAGTGCGGTACAACAAACGGGACTCCCAATACACATCCTTCAACGACAGAAGGGAGAAAGTGTACATGCTGCCGTCTCCCACCCGTGTAGGACGCAACGTCTTGCCTGCCTCATTCAATTTCTGAATATCCGCTCCCGGTACAAAACGGACAAACTCCATGGGCATTCTCTCCCAAAGTGCTCCCGGCATTTCGGAAAGAATGGCATCCACCAACAAAAAACTTTTATTCTTCGGCGTGGCAAAAATACCGGATATGGTCACTGATTTCCCGGTAGACAAGACAAAGGTTTCTCCAATGGGATTCTGCTTGCCAAACAACTTATGCGCCAAGTGCTCACTCAGCAAAGCCATCCCAGGCTTTGAAAGGGAACTCTCTCCTTGCAAGAGCTGATAATGGAACAGTTTCAAGAAAGTCGTATCAGCCACTATCATATTTACCTGGAAACGATTATCTTTGTAACGTATCATGTCATGATCCAGCAGTGTGACCCGTGAACGTTGCATGACCAGTGAAGGGTCTACAGCCAGCGTATCGCCATTCAATGTGGAAGAGACCAATGCATCGTTCTCACCAATCTGACAACGAGACACATATACATTTTCCCGGTCCACACAATGGGTATCAACCGTCAGTTCCCGATGGATATATCGAAGTAAAATAATACAGCAGGCCAGACTGAAAGCCAGCCCCAACAGATTAATCAGTGTGTACGTCCGTGCACGAAGCAGGAAACGTAATGCATAGCGTAGTGTGTTCATATAAATTTGTTTCTTTTTTATTATTCACTTTTCATTACTTCACTCGGATTAATGCGGGAGGCTTTGTGCACCTGCCAGAACAGCGTGAGGACTGACAATACCATCACCACCAGGAAGGGTATCAGGAACAAGCCGACAGTGACTGGAGCTTTTTCCACAAAAGTGGCTGTGTAATGCCGAATCACCAGCCAGGCCACAGGAGCCGCTACCACAAAAGCAAGCAACTGAACCAAAAGATACCTGCGTCCCAACAAAAGATACAAATCGCGGCGTGTAGCCCCATTTACTTTCCGAATGGCGATTTCCCGATAACGGCGACGAATCTCAAACAAGGAAATGCCCAACAAGCCCAAGCAGGAAACCCAAATAGCCATGTACGAGAACAAGGTATAAATATCGGACGTCCGTTCATCGTCCTTATACATTTCTGCCACTTTATCGTCCATCCACTGATAAGTAAAATCATCCGTGTGATACACTTCCTGCTCTATCTTTTTCAAGTATGGCACAAGCTCTTTCTCTCTGCCGGGTACCGCTTTTATCAATGCAGCCCCCAATGAATTGGAGGAAATGACCAGCAGCATCGGAGGAACACCGTCGGTAAGCCGTTGCGGAAAGAAATCTTTTACCACCGCATTTACCGGCATCATGGACGTGCCGTATTCCACCACCTTTCCTTGCACCATGGCTATCCATAATGGCGAGACACTCCGCACAGCCGCTTTTTCCACGGCGTCATACCCCAAAGTCTTCATGGCTGTCTCATTCAAAGCAATCTGATAATGCTCATACGAATCAATGTCACCTATCTGTCCCTCCTTCACTTTCAATCCGAACATCTTCATGAAATCCGTGGAAGTAAACATGACGTACAAAGGAAACTTCTCTCCTTTGTCATTGATTATATCTGTAAAATAACCACGCAGAAAGTCCCGGGGTGAAGTCATCCAGCTTTCTATGAAAGGACACTCATCCAGTTTCTGATTAATCGCCTCCCGACAGGCCCATTGCCTTTGCTGTTGCTCGGATGTAAGGCTTTCGTAAGCACTGTATCTATTCTCCCGATACAAGTCGGCAGACAAAATTCCCTGTGTAGTATAACCATGAGAAGTATGCATCAGAAAATCAAAGTGGTGCTGGAAGTAGAAGGCAAGTATCATCAGCAGCAGGGTAATGGCATACTGTATAAACAAAAAGACCTGACGATAGACCGACTTGCTTTTTCCGTCCTGATAGAAGCGCATGCAACTGACTGGATTCTTCAGTCCGTAGCGTACATAAAAAACGAAAGAGGCCAACAAAGGCAACACAACCAACAGACTCCCCGTCAGTACCCAGTCAAAAAAGGTACCCGGTACCGATTCTCCAAACAGGTGGGTGATATAGCGGGAAGAAAGTTCTATGATTCCCCAAGCCAGCAAGATTGCCCCAGCCATCAGCAACAGATTTTCCAGGTACATCTCAACAAAAAGCCTTCCACGGGAAATGCCAAACACTTTCTTCAGGCCGTACATCCTTGTACGCTTCAACATGGTGACGGAATACAAATTGACGAAACTCAAAATACCAATCAAAAACAAGAAGATGTCCACACCCGACAAAATATACACATAATTCCGGTTGCCAAACTGAAAGATACGATTGTATTTGTCGGCTATGGAAGATTCGAAATAAAAATCTTTCCAGCCTATGTATCTATACCGGCACAAAGCACGCTCATCATAAGGATACTTCCGATACACATTCGTTTGCTTGTTTATTTCCTCCAGGTTCAGATGCGGATCCACCCTCATCAATTCGGTATTCAGCTTGCCCCAGTCAGGCTTCAGTTGACGCGATACCAACAAATCAAAGTTCCATGTAGTCTTGCAGACTGGTTCTTTCAACACTCCTGTCACCGTCAGCGTCCACTTACCGTACATCAGTTTTTTCCCGATGGGTGATTCCTTTCCAAAAAGCCTGCGGGCATACTTCTCGGTCAGAATCGCCACATCCGGACGAGACAAAGCCAGACTTCCTTCCACCACCTGATAAGAAAAGAAATGAAAGAATGTGGAATCTACTGCAAGCAAATCCGACTGGAAAGCCCGGTCACCGGAAAAAATGGAAGCGTTCTCCTCCTCCACTACCCGGCACTGTTCACGTATCCATTTCCGGTCAAGCGCAAAAACTCCGTCACTTTGCTGCACCGGATTCTCCCCAGGATATACCGTTCCATTAATGTCCCGAAGCGGCACCACAATGGTTGACAGATCCTGTCCATGCACATCGACCGTCAGTTCCCGATGGATGTATCGGAGCAGAATGAGGCAGCAGGCCAGACTGAAAGCCAGCCCCAACAGATTAATCAGGGTGTACGTCCGTGCACGAAGCAGGAAACGTAAGGCATAGCGTAGTGTGTTCATATTGTTTTCTTTTCTTATTTCTATATCATTCTTTTATATCATTCACTCTTTATCACCTCTGCCGGATTCTCATTTGCCGTTTTCCAAATGCGATGCCCGATACAAGCCACTACACAAAGAGCAACGCCGACAAAAATCAGCAGAAATGGAAGGAATCCGATTTCCACCTGACGGTCATAGTGCTCTATCCAACGTCTCATCACCCACCAGGCAGCAGGGAAGGCAATCAGCGAAGAAACGACCAACAGCAAAGCATATTCCCTGAAAAACAGCATAAGAATATTCCTCACCGTGGCTCCGTTTACCTTGCGGATAGCTATCTCCTTGCGGCGCCGCTCGCAAGCTAATGTCACCAGCGAGTAGATACCAAATATCGAAATGAAGATACACACCAGCGATGAGAACCCAAGCAATGACGACAAGGCATCTTCCGACTTCAGATAATCGTTGTAACGTTCTTCTTCACTATAGAGAAAGAGCTTACGGTCGGGCAGCTCGGCACGCTGCATCTCTTCAATGCAACGGCGACATTCGTCCCACGTTCCCGGACGGTATTTGAAAAGAACAAAACAGCGGGCGTGCATCCACTTTACCTGATCGGTGTTGACAAACATCGTGTAGGGAAGTTTCTCAGTAGGCGATTTATAAGCACAGTCTTTCACCACCCCGATAACGGTCATCGGCTCTGTCTTGCGATCAACAAAAAACAGCTGCTTGCCTACAGCTTCTTCAGGAGTCCAACCCATCCGGCGGGCCGTACTTTCCAGAATGTTCACCTGCCGATAATCCGACTTTTCCGACACCCATTCGCCTGCCAACAGCTGCATACCGTAAAAACGGAAGAAGTCTTCACCAGCCAACACTTCATCAAAAGACAAAGGCTCCTTCAAACGGCCTTCCATACCTGTTCCTCCATCTATCAAGGACGATGAATAAGCTCCCATACCCAACAACGGCCAGTAAACCGGACGTACCACCTCCGTCACCATCGGCAAGGTCTTGATTTTCTCGGCCCATACGTTCATGTCCACATTCATCCAAATGCTGACGGCTGCCCGTCCGCGATAGTCCATGCCTGTATCCACATTCCGCAAATGGTGCAGTTGCAGCTGCATGGCCACCGCACAGAAGATGAAAGCCATACAGACCGTCAGCTGGAGAATGACACTTCCTTTCCGCCAAGCGATACCCGAAAGCGCATTGCCCGTATGCATATTTCCATGCAATGACCGCTTCTGAAACAGCCATACCCACAGCACCACGATGACCATCATGACGACCGATACCGACAGGATGTAGAACAAGATTGAACGGTAGTTCGAAAAGTCAGCATCCTGAATCAGCGCATACCGGAGAAAGACCGGCATCAGCAACTCTACCAATACCATCCCCACGACCAAGGCCGCCAGAATTGTCAACAGAAAATCAGTACAAAGCAGGATAACCAACGAACGCAGTCCTGCCCCGCAAACCTGCCGCAACACCATTTCTCTTCGGCGCGTACGGAAACGGTCGATATAAATCGTCAGGTAATTGATAAAGGCACAAACGATAATAAGTCCGCCCACCACAGCAAACCAGGTGATATAACGGAACTGCACTGTCTGGTTGTTTTTAAGGATGAAACCTTCCGTAGCACGAAGGCCCGTCAGCGGTTCCAGGTAGAAACGTGTCAGTCCCGTGTTCTCCTGAAACCTGCTTTTGGTCAGTTCTTCGGGGAAGTGGGCATTCATCTTCTCCAGCAATCGGGAGACATCCGTACCTGGCTTCACTTTGACAAGTGTCCGGTAGGTGTAATCGTCCCAGCCTGTCCGTCCGCTTCCGTTACCCAGAAAAGCGTAGGGGAAATTAGTGTGCGCTCCCCAGTCGCTCACTACAGCGCCAATGGTATATTCCTTGTTCCAGTTGGCATTGGTCACGGTTTGGCCAATCACATCCGTAGTGCCAAACAGCTGTTTTGCGGTCTTCTCCGTAATGGCAATACGGCTATCTGTGGAACCGGCACGAAGAAAACTGTCATCCCCCTCCAAGGTACGGAAGTCCAGCATCCGCAAGGCGGTAGTATCGGGCAGAAGCATGGGCAACTCCAGCATCCGGTTGTCTTTCATCACAAAAAAAGTTTCTGCCTCAAACAAACAGTAATCTTCAATTTCCGAATAATGTTCCTTCAGGTAACGTCCCAAGGCATAAGGCGTGAAGCTCGCGGAAGACCCGCCGAAACTATCGTCATTCACTCCAACCAGATACAGACGGTCTGCATCACGATGAAACGTATCGTACGTCATCTCATAATGTATCCAGAAGGCAGAAAGGGCAAAGCATGCCAAGCCCACGGCCAGTCCTAAGATACTGACCACACTCTGCATACGGTATTTCAGCAAGTTACGCCAGGCTATTTTCAGGTAATGTAACCACATAGTCTTTCTATTTATTCAGTTTATATTCATGTTTCATTACTTCACGCAGATTGATACGAGAGGCTTTGTTCACCTGCCAGCACAATGTGATAACTGACAATAGACTATCACTCTCTCTTTATCACCTCTGCCGGATTCTCCTTTGCTACCCGCCAGATACGCCAGCTGATGCAAAGGGCTATCACCAGCGCCATGCAAAGGAAAATGACCATATAAAGCCACCACGACAAAGGAATCTGTTCTACATAATTCTCCAGCCATTGCTTCATCAGTATGTAACCCACCGGAAAAGCGATGGCAGAAGCAATGCCCAACAGCCACAGATATTCGCGTGCAAAGAGTCCTAAAATATCTTTTACCCGTGCCCCATTTATCTTACGGATAGCCATCTCCTTGCGACGGCGTTCACAGTTCAAGGTAACCATCGAGAAAATCCCGAAAGCAGACATCAGAATGCAGACCGTGGAAACAAAAGCGAGCAAACGCATCAGCAGATTTTCAGACTTAAGATAAGTATCATATTCATCCATCACATTTACCAGGTTATATTTCACTTCGGGATAGTCGCTGGCAAAAAGGCTGTCTACCCGATGACGAAGTTCGGGCCAACTTCCTTCGTGATATTTTATCAGAATATGATTTCCGTTCATCCAGCCAGATCTCTTCACATAAAGTGTAGGCTGTACTGGAACGGTAGGGGCTGTAATATGAAAATCACGCACTACCCCGACTACAGTAGACTTCTCCTTCTGTTCCTGACTATAGGTTATGACCATCCCCACAGGATGGGTTACCCCCATAGCCCGGACAGCCGATTCATTCAGCATTACCTGATTGTCTCCACCATCCTGCCGAATAAATTGACCAGTTGCCAGCTGAATATCATAGAACGCTGCCAACGTATCGTCCATACAAGCCATACGTATATCCTGCATTTTCCAGTCAGATGGCTTTCCATCCCAATCCATGGTGACAGTTCCCCGGGCTCCTTCGGGCAGAAGTCCCCAATAGCCGGTAAGCACCTGACGGACAAAAGGCATCTGTCGCACATGTTCTACGATTTCATCCTTTGAGGTGTCAGGATAGACAAAGGTGAAGGCCGCAAGATTATGACGCTCCCAACCCAAATCAGTCTGTCGCAGATAATTCAATTGTCTCATCAATACCACTGTGCTGAATATGGCCAGCAGACTGATGAAAAGCTGTATTCCTACCATCACCTTCATTTGCCGTCCCGACTTTCTGCGTTCCGGACGCAAGGAAGAATAACGGAAAACAAAAGGCAACAACAGCAGCAGCGAAAGCAGCAGCACAATCAGGAAGTACAGCAGTGAACCTCCGTACACATTGCCTTCCACTCCCGAAAGCCGCTGGAACAAAGGATGCAGCAACTCCACCAGTACGAAACCGAAAAAACCTGACAACAGAATAAGCAACGAGTACTCGGTAGTGAGCATGGCAAACAGTCCCCTGCCGGAAGACCCGCATGCGCGTCGCAACGCCAGTTCACGACGACGGATTTCCATTCGCGAAAGGAAAAGGGCAAGATGATTGAACAACGAACAGAGAATAACCAGCCCTCCAGCTGCCGCAAATAGTCTCAGATAGAAAAAGCTAACGAGACGATCTTTGTTGAACGAGGCTTGACGGACTTCAGAAAGAGGCATCAGGCGGAGTCGGCCAATCGCTTTGCTATTCAAATCATCCACTTTCCCGGCATAGGCACGGAACTTCTCTTCCATCGACTGAGGAGAAACACCCGGAGCAAGACGGACCACCACCTCAAATCCTCCGTTGTCCCAT includes:
- a CDS encoding ABC transporter permease; the protein is MNTLRYALRFLLRARTYTLINLLGLAFSLACCIILLRYIHRELTVDTHCVDRENVYVSRCQIGENDALVSSTLNGDTLAVDPSLVMQRSRVTLLDHDMIRYKDNRFQVNMIVADTTFLKLFHYQLLQGESSLSKPGMALLSEHLAHKLFGKQNPIGETFVLSTGKSVTISGIFATPKNKSFLLVDAILSEMPGALWERMPMEFVRFVPGADIQKLNEAGKTLRPTRVGDGSMYTFSLLSLKDVYWESRLLYRTSPTMCVSGNRAQLYVLSAMCIFIFFIGLLNYLNLYAVLMGKRLRIYLIHRVWGAGFRSLFLLMYWENLVLSALSLLLAWTVVELAQPFVNRVFDTEFAVGAFDVWVSLALVVWLPLLISLVTALRCGKAPLSMSLVRSGNDRKSIRLRQGFLFVQYTVTIVLVVLALFFHRHLNLLLNTPPGFRMENVIQANLIYESTDYASYTDESIQARKQRIAQIDEALSKCPDISCWTADVYSILDFDYTAEFQNVKGETVSLNQNFATPEFFTLFNLKLVEGRLPVEEDGYVVNRAAMQALGYTSLEGATVLDLRMKEAAPDFPARPIVGVIEDYYSGHISKGIRPMLFMVFPTMQGDVYHIACQPGRIPQVIDYLRKLEKEVYGTENFQYSLLKDDVQKLYKSDRQVATIYSAFAFIAIVISCLGLFGISLFDIRQRYREIAIRKVNGAMLKDLYVLLLRRYVGMLLLAAVVAVPLAWLAIHYYTADLVVKAPVTVGLFLTAFLIVAVISVATLLWQVHKASRINPSEVMKSE
- a CDS encoding ABC transporter permease — its product is MNTLRYALRFLLRARTYTLINLLGLAFSLACCLILLRYIHRELTVDVHGQDLSTIVVPLRDINGTVYPGENPVQQSDGVFALDRKWIREQCRVVEEENASIFSGDRAFQSDLLAVDSTFFHFFSYQVVEGSLALSRPDVAILTEKYARRLFGKESPIGKKLMYGKWTLTVTGVLKEPVCKTTWNFDLLVSRQLKPDWGKLNTELMRVDPHLNLEEINKQTNVYRKYPYDERALCRYRYIGWKDFYFESSIADKYNRIFQFGNRNYVYILSGVDIFLFLIGILSFVNLYSVTMLKRTRMYGLKKVFGISRGRLFVEMYLENLLLMAGAILLAWGIIELSSRYITHLFGESVPGTFFDWVLTGSLLVVLPLLASFVFYVRYGLKNPVSCMRFYQDGKSKSVYRQVFLFIQYAITLLLMILAFYFQHHFDFLMHTSHGYTTQGILSADLYRENRYSAYESLTSEQQQRQWACREAINQKLDECPFIESWMTSPRDFLRGYFTDIINDKGEKFPLYVMFTSTDFMKMFGLKVKEGQIGDIDSYEHYQIALNETAMKTLGYDAVEKAAVRSVSPLWIAMVQGKVVEYGTSMMPVNAVVKDFFPQRLTDGVPPMLLVISSNSLGAALIKAVPGREKELVPYLKKIEQEVYHTDDFTYQWMDDKVAEMYKDDERTSDIYTLFSYMAIWVSCLGLLGISLFEIRRRYREIAIRKVNGATRRDLYLLLGRRYLLVQLLAFVVAAPVAWLVIRHYTATFVEKAPVTVGLFLIPFLVVMVLSVLTLFWQVHKASRINPSEVMKSE
- a CDS encoding FtsX-like permease family protein; the protein is MWLHYLKIAWRNLLKYRMQSVVSILGLAVGLACFALSAFWIHYEMTYDTFHRDADRLYLVGVNDDSFGGSSASFTPYALGRYLKEHYSEIEDYCLFEAETFFVMKDNRMLELPMLLPDTTALRMLDFRTLEGDDSFLRAGSTDSRIAITEKTAKQLFGTTDVIGQTVTNANWNKEYTIGAVVSDWGAHTNFPYAFLGNGSGRTGWDDYTYRTLVKVKPGTDVSRLLEKMNAHFPEELTKSRFQENTGLTRFYLEPLTGLRATEGFILKNNQTVQFRYITWFAVVGGLIIVCAFINYLTIYIDRFRTRRREMVLRQVCGAGLRSLVILLCTDFLLTILAALVVGMVLVELLMPVFLRYALIQDADFSNYRSILFYILSVSVVMMVIVVLWVWLFQKRSLHGNMHTGNALSGIAWRKGSVILQLTVCMAFIFCAVAMQLQLHHLRNVDTGMDYRGRAAVSIWMNVDMNVWAEKIKTLPMVTEVVRPVYWPLLGMGAYSSSLIDGGTGMEGRLKEPLSFDEVLAGEDFFRFYGMQLLAGEWVSEKSDYRQVNILESTARRMGWTPEEAVGKQLFFVDRKTEPMTVIGVVKDCAYKSPTEKLPYTMFVNTDQVKWMHARCFVLFKYRPGTWDECRRCIEEMQRAELPDRKLFLYSEEERYNDYLKSEDALSSLLGFSSLVCIFISIFGIYSLVTLACERRRKEIAIRKVNGATVRNILMLFFREYALLLVVSSLIAFPAAWWVMRRWIEHYDRQVEIGFLPFLLIFVGVALCVVACIGHRIWKTANENPAEVIKSE
- a CDS encoding FtsX-like permease family protein, with protein sequence MSEKDMIAHYLKIAWRNLLKYRMQTVVNVIGLAVGFACFAFANLWMRYESSFDSRYDAANRMYLIYTETSIEAGGISPHVPYPVSTLLKKEFPEIEAACAFTRYSPAELRLEDQPALEAVGMMLDSCFMDMFGVRVLTGTYDFFYSDEKVALTERVARKLFGTTEVLGRTVTCNDKESTVCAVVSDLSHSNFSFDFIHEGSYFRRWQDAWDNGGFEVVVRLAPGVSPQSMEEKFRAYAGKVDDLNSKAIGRLRLMPLSEVRQASFNKDRLVSFFYLRLFAAAGGLVILCSLFNHLALFLSRMEIRRRELALRRACGSSGRGLFAMLTTEYSLLILLSGFFGFVLVELLHPLFQRLSGVEGNVYGGSLLYFLIVLLLSLLLLLPFVFRYSSLRPERRKSGRQMKVMVGIQLFISLLAIFSTVVLMRQLNYLRQTDLGWERHNLAAFTFVYPDTSKDEIVEHVRQMPFVRQVLTGYWGLLPEGARGTVTMDWDGKPSDWKMQDIRMACMDDTLAAFYDIQLATGQFIRQDGGDNQVMLNESAVRAMGVTHPVGMVITYSQEQKEKSTVVGVVRDFHITAPTVPVQPTLYVKRSGWMNGNHILIKYHEGSWPELRHRVDSLFASDYPEVKYNLVNVMDEYDTYLKSENLLMRLLAFVSTVCILMSAFGIFSMVTLNCERRRKEMAIRKINGARVKDILGLFAREYLWLLGIASAIAFPVGYILMKQWLENYVEQIPLSWWLYMVIFLCMALVIALCISWRIWRVAKENPAEVIKRE